In Verrucomicrobiia bacterium, a single window of DNA contains:
- the nadD gene encoding nicotinate (nicotinamide) nucleotide adenylyltransferase — protein sequence MRIGVLGCTADPIQNDHLRMAGWTAEAFQLDQMLIMVAATPPHKMGVGRSAEDRFRMAELAVVGYPHLAVSRLELDHPGEPYTYQTVDRLHAAYGPDTQVFWVIGSDWVATMHQVWREYEYLLSRIKLVVMGRPGYGLAAPQVPAGTIVRTLAPTDIPVPPNDEAQVYLVPQQVEHDLSSTLIRTRLAQGESIEGLTPGPVVSYIHEHGLYKEAF from the coding sequence ATGCGCATTGGCGTTTTAGGCTGCACAGCCGATCCTATTCAAAACGACCACTTACGAATGGCGGGTTGGACTGCGGAAGCATTTCAACTTGACCAGATGCTGATCATGGTAGCGGCAACGCCTCCTCATAAAATGGGGGTAGGGCGGTCCGCGGAGGACCGGTTCCGCATGGCGGAGTTGGCAGTCGTGGGCTATCCACACCTGGCCGTCTCACGCCTGGAGTTGGATCACCCCGGTGAGCCTTATACCTATCAAACGGTGGACAGGCTTCATGCGGCGTACGGCCCGGACACCCAGGTTTTTTGGGTGATTGGCAGTGATTGGGTGGCAACCATGCACCAAGTTTGGCGGGAGTATGAGTACCTTCTCTCCCGGATAAAGTTGGTAGTTATGGGGCGGCCCGGCTATGGCTTGGCAGCGCCCCAGGTGCCGGCAGGGACAATAGTCCGGACACTTGCCCCGACAGACATCCCCGTCCCACCCAACGATGAGGCGCAGGTGTACCTGGTGCCGCAGCAAGTGGAGCACGACCTTTCATCAACGCTCATTCGCACTCGGCTAGCCCAGGGCGAATCAATAGAAGGGCTTACGCCCGGGCCAGTTGTTTCGTACATCCACGAGCACGGCTTATACAAGGAGGCTTTTTAA